One genomic region from Drosophila subpulchrella strain 33 F10 #4 breed RU33 chromosome 2R, RU_Dsub_v1.1 Primary Assembly, whole genome shotgun sequence encodes:
- the LOC119551191 gene encoding protein lethal(2)essential for life has protein sequence MSVVPLMFRDWWDELDFPMRTSRLLDQHFGQGLRRDDLMSSVWNSRPTVLRSGYLRPWQKNSLQKQESGSTLNIDSEKFEVILDVQQFSPSEITVKIADRFVIVEGKHEEKQDEHGYVSRQFSRRYQLPNDVNPDSVTSSLSSDGLLTIKAPMKALPPPSTERLVQITQTGPSSKEDNARKVETSTA, from the exons ATGTCCGTAGTGCCCCTGATGTTCCGTGATTGGTGGGATGAGCTCGACTTTCCAATGCGCACCTCGCGCCTCTTGGACCAGCATTTTGGCCAGGGTCTGAGGAGGGACGACCTCATGTCCTCCGTGTGGAACTCCCGACCCACTGTGCTCCGATCGGGATACCTGCGCCCCTGGCAGAAGAACAGCCTGCAGAAGCAGGAGTCCGGATCCACCCTCAACATCGATAGCGAGAAGTTCGAGGTGATTCTGGATGTCCAGCAGTTCTCACCCTCCGAGATTACCGTCAAGATTGCGGACAGGTTCGTCATCGTGGAGGGAAAGCACGAGGAGAAGCAGGACGAGCACGGCTATGTCTCCCGTCAGTTCTCCAGACGCTATCAGCTGCCAA ATGATGTCAACCCCGACTCGGTCACATCCTCCCTCTCCTCCGATGGCCTGCTGACCATCAAGGCGCCCATGAAGGCGCTGCCTCCTCCCTCGACTGAACGCCTCGTGCAGATCACACAGACTGGCCCCTCCTCCAAGGAGGACAATGCCAGGAAGGTGGAGACCTCCACCGCCTAA
- the LOC119551190 gene encoding sulfotransferase 1E1-like, with protein sequence MKEFISLVHDLDIRGDNVWVVTPKCGTTWMQELLWLLINNCDFDGALAKDQCLRSPFLEYDFVVHGNLEQSLKRVQECESPRLIKSHLPLAFLPAKLRERKNKVIYVFRNPLDAWVSRYYHGVTYGTFYGKTLHQYFDDLLSNENYALETIEHAAEFYQLRNEPWVFYTSFERMKKDLRGVINDVSRFLNTTVTDLQMERLLKHLSFEEMQKNPTTNHLWEKSQENCENAGKVDYNFLRRGKVNGYKNELLPEHIEKAKFLIQKQLDRNNVTLEELLLKNNQ encoded by the exons ATGAAAGAATTTATAAGTTTAGTCCATGACTTGGATATTCGAGGGGATAATGTGTGGGTAGTTACGCCGAAATGTGGCACTACTTGGATGCAGGAATTGTTGTGGCTGCTGATCAACAATTGCGATTTTGATGGAGCGTTGGCCAAAGATCAATGTCTACGAAGTCCCTTTCTGGA GTATGATTTCGTCGTCCATGGAAACTTGGAGCAATCATTAAAGCGTGTGCAGGAATGCGAATCACCACGACTTATAAAATCACATCTTCCCCTGGCCTTTCTTCCAGCAAAACTTAgggaaagaaaaaacaaagtgaTCTATGTATTTCGTAATCCCCTAGATGCCTGGGTATCCAGATATTATCACGGTGTTACCTACGGCACTTTTTATGGAAAGACACTGCATCAGTATTTCGATGATCTTTTGAGTAACGAAAACTATGCTTTGGAGACCATAGAACATGCCGCCGAATTTTACCAACTCCGAAATGAACCATGGGTTTTTTATACCAGTTTTGAAAGAATGAAAAAAGATCTGCGCGGTGTTATTAACGATGTCTCCAGATTTCTGAACACGACTGTTACCGATCTGCAAATGGAGAGACTTTTAAAGCATTTATCATTTGAAGAAATGCAAA AAAATCCTACAACGAATCATTTGTGGGAAAAATCTCAAGAAAATTGCGAAAATGCTGGCAAAGTGGACTACAA TTTCCTGCGGCGGGGTAAGGTCAATGGTTACAAGAACGAACTTCTTCCCGAGCATATTGAGAAGGCCaagtttttaatacaaaagCAGCTTGATAGAAACAATGTGACTTTGGAAGAATTACTGCTGAAAAATAATCAATAA
- the LOC119550584 gene encoding sulfotransferase 1E1-like → MERVQVTPRSFPTNLIDKDWANRKHLYKKNSDHFLSLVHDMKLRDDDVWVVTRPKCGTTWMQELSWLLLNNFDFAGALAKDQELRSPYLEFGFSLLDDVQKSFGPVEELKSPRLIKSHLPLALLPSKLWEGQHKVIYVFRNPLDHWVSLYYHGVTFGFNYGKTLHQYFDEVIASDDFATEIIEHAHEFYQLRNEPWVFYTSFERMKKDLRGVINEVSSFLNKPVDEQQMEKLLKHLSFEEMKKNPTTNHLWELAQIKHINARKEEHPFVRRGNVNGYKDELTPEQIDRANISIQRILEKKSVTMDELLLQNVL, encoded by the exons ATGGAACGTGTTCAGGTCACCCCGCGGAGTTTTCCCACAAACCTCATAGATAAAGACTGGGCGAACCGCAAGCATTTGTATAAAAAGAACTCCGATCATTTTCTTAGTTTGGTGCATGACATGAAACTTAGAGACGATGATGTTTGGGTAGTAACTCGTCCAAAATGTGGAACCACCTGGATGCAAGAGTTATCGTGGCTGCTGCTCAATAATTTCGACTTTGCGGGGGCATTGGCCAAGGATCAAGAGCTACGAAGTCCATATCTTGA GTTTGGTTTCTCTTTACTTGATGATGTGCAAAAATCTTTCGGGCCTGTCGAGGAATTGAAATCTCCGCGACTGATCAAATCGCATCTTCCCCTGGCTCTACTCCCCTCGAAACTTTGGGAGGGACAGCACAAAGTGATCTATGTGTTCCGGAATCCCCTAGATCACTGGGTATCTCTATATTATCACGGTGTGACATTTGGGTTTAATTACGGCAAAACTTTGCATCAGTATTTTGATGAGGTCATAGCCTCTGATGACTTTGCAACGGAGATCATTGAACACGCACATGAATTCTACCAACTGAGAAACGAGCCCTGGGTCTTCTATACTAGTTTTGAGAGAATGAAGAAAGATCTGCGAGGAGTGATCAATGAAGTCTCCAGTTTTCTAAACAAACCCGTTGACGAACAACAAATGGAGAAACTCCTCAAGCATTTGTCGTTTGAAGAAATGAAGA agAATCCAACCACGAATCATCTGTGGGAGTTGGCCCAAATCAAACACATAAATGCTCGCAAGGAGGAGCATCC ATTTGTGCGACGTGGAAATGTTAATGGCTATAAGGATGAGTTGACGCCCGAACAAATTGACAGGGCTAACATCAGTATTCAAAGGATTCTCGAGAAGAAATCTGTGACAATGGACGAACTGCTGCTCCAGAATGTTCTATAA
- the LOC119549190 gene encoding peptidyl-alpha-hydroxyglycine alpha-amidating lyase 2, producing the protein MSRILFAALLAISVGYVAPSSSSSSSNHLPAGLAVDLGPGVNLNERFFDQVRALIKRRLQEKVLAKPEQQELPLPLAEDDAVALQNQRSYDNVPLPAASVPTPVLVENWPTEQHSFGQVTAVAVDPQGNPVVFHRAERYWDVNTFNESNIYYLIEYGPIKENTIYVLDSKTGAIKSGWGSNMFYMPHGMTIDLHGNYWITDVAMHQAFKFKPFSNKPLLTIGKRFRPGSSVKHLCKPTSIAVATTGEFFIADGYCNSRILKFNAAGKLLRTIPQPPEFLSLQVPHAITLLEHLDLLCIADRENMRVVCPKAGLISSHGEGEPAATIQEPDLGRVFGVASYGDIVFAVNGPTSMLPVRGFTIDPRSETIIGHWGEFKNPHSMAVSVNGSALYVTEIGTNHQTNRVWKYVLA; encoded by the exons ATGTCGCGCATCCTGTTTGCGGCACTGCTGGCCATAAGTGTGGGCTATGTGGCGCccagtagcagcagcagcagcagcaaccacCTGCCAGCGGGATTGGCCGTGGATTTGGGGCCAGGTGTGAACCTCAACGAGCGCTTCTTCGACCAGGTGCGGGCACTCATCAAGAGGAGGCTCCAGGAGAAGGTCCTGGCAAAGCCGGAGCAGCAGGAGCTGCCATTGCCCCTGGCGGAGGACGATGCGGTGGCTCTGCAGAACCAACGCAGCTACGACAATGTGCCCCTTCCGGCCGCCAGTGTTCCCACTCCGGTGCTCGTCGAGAACTGGCCCACCGAGCAGCACAGCTTCGGCCAGGTCACCGCCGTGGCCGTGGATCCACAGGGAAACCCCGTGGTTTTCCATCGCGCCGAACGCTACTGGGATGTAAA TACCTTCAACGAGAGCAATATATACTACCTAATCGAATACGGGCCCATAAAAGAAAACACGATATATGTGCTGGACTCGAAAACGGGAGCTATTAAGTCGGGATGGGGATCGAATATGTTTTATATGCCACATGGAATGACCATCGATTTACATGGCAATTACTGGATCACAGATGTGGCTATGCACCAGGCTTTTAAG TTTAAGCCCTTCAGCAACAAACCACTACTCACCATTGGCAAACGATTTAGGCCCGGATCATCCGTTAAGCACCTGTGCAAGCCCACATCCATTGCAGTGGCCACAACGGGGGAG TTCTTTATCGCTGATGGCTATTGCAATAGCCGAATACTGAAGTTCAATGCCGCTGGCAAGCTGTTACGTACGATTCCCCAGCCACCCG AATTCCTCTCATTGCAGGTGCCCCATGCCATCACCTTGCTGGAACACCTGGATCTCTTGTGCATCGCTGATAGGGAAAACATGCGCGTAGTCTGCCCCAA AGCTGGCTTGATATCCTCCCATGGCGAGGGTGAACCGGCGGCCACCATCCAGGAACCGGATTTGGGCCGCGTCTTCGGGGTCGCCAGCTATGGCGACATAGTGTTTGCTGTAAACGGACCCACCTCCATGCTGCCCGTGCGCGGATTCACCATCGATCCGCGCTCCGAGACGATCATCGGGCACTGGGGAGAGTTCAAGAACCCGCACTCCATGGCGGTCAGCGTCAACGGATCGGCACTGTATGTGACCGAGATCGGAACCAACCACCAGACGAATCGGGTGTGGAAGTATGTGCTGGCCTGA
- the LOC119550425 gene encoding 39S ribosomal protein L43, mitochondrial produces the protein MSNSHLFLKSGFPRAPLQNGLGRYVCQLQRITLKFCKNNGSSRGMRDFIENHLVDFAKENPGIVVYVKPRRHRTPVLVGEYLNGEREWMSCRNSTQEEISKWIDLLRTQNGSSSSLRLRKMWHTDVPSIQGPWTPFLLRSPEAQGQVYPSEDASKPLETPQTATEKLIELFRQQQLEGGKEAHEVLNKKRAE, from the exons ATGTCGAACAGCCACTTGTTCCTGAAGTCCGGCTTTCCACGGGCTCCCCTGCAAAATGGATTGGGACGCTATGTCTGCCAGCTGCAGAGGATTACTCTGAAGTTCTGCAAGAATAATGGATCCAGCAGAGGCATGCG CGACTTCATCGAGAACCACTTGGTAGACTTCGCCAAGGAGAATCCCGGTATTGTGGTCTACGTAAAGCCCAGACGCCATCGCACACCAGTTTTGGTTGGGGAGTATT TGAACGGCGAGCGGGAGTGGATGAGCTGCAGGAACAGCACCCAAGAGGAGATCTCAAAGTGGATTGACCTGCTGAGGACCCAAAACGGCAGCTCCAGCTCGCTGCGTCTCCGCAAAATGTGGCACACTGATGTGCCTTCCATCCAGGGCCCGTGGACACCATTCTTGCTGCGCTCACCAGAAGCCCAGGGCCAGGTATATCCTAGCGAAGATGCGTCCAAGCCGCTAGAGACACCACAAACCGCCACCGAGAAGCTCATCGAACTATTCCGGCAGCAGCAACTCGAAGGTGGCAAGGAAGCCCACGAAGTTCTTAACAAGAAGCGAGCTGAGTAG
- the LOC119549191 gene encoding protein angel — protein MYKSLIRSIKHQARSQIIGRSSSSSSQTKGANGKRKQKGEQMDSRYDFNRRWTPVGGQPPGLGLHKLSTLKLVSYNILAQDLLLEHLFLYVGIPQEFLTWRRRQQNLLRELIKLNPDILCLQEMQFDHLAPLVQGLRMGNGKKLAYVYKKKTGHRTDGCAIVYDSSKFELLDQRAVEMNDQEVALLNRENVALFAKFRFKKESDDQKEFVVATTHLLYNPKRSDVRCAQVGRMLEQLTSFSTDTPIILTGDFNSQPDSSPIELLVGKKGDVEPAANPAPLRFEILDPGEGTASTYQDDWITVDYILRSLGSRSKHKLLPISVYSLPSINCCSRVGQIPNHYLGSDHYALGAIFTVV, from the coding sequence ATGTACAAGTCCCTGATCCGCAGCATTAAACACCAGGCCAGGTCACAGATCATCgggcgcagcagcagcagcagcagccaaaCAAAAGGCGCCAACGGAAAACGCAAACAGAAGGGGGAGCAAATGGACTCACGCTACGATTTCAACAGGCGCTGGACGCCAGTGGGGGGTCAGCCGCCAGGATTGGGCCTCCACAAGTTGTCCACCCTCAAGCTGGTCTCGTACAACATCCTGGCCCAGGATCTGCTGCTGGAGCACCTCTTCCTATACGTGGGCATCCCGCAGGAGTTCCTCACCTGGCGTCGCCGCCAGCAGAATCTTCTAAGGGAGCTAATCAAACTCAATCCGGACATCCTGTGCCTGCAGGAGATGCAGTTCGATCACCTCGCACCACTTGTCCAAGGACTGCGTATGGGCAACGGCAAAAAGCTAGCCTATGTGTACAAAAAGAAGACGGGACACCGCACAGATGGATGCGCCATTGTCTATGACTCTTCCAAGTTCGAGTTACTGGACCAGCGAGCTGTGGAGATGAATGACCAGGAAGTGGCTCTGCTGAATCGTGAGAATGTGGCCCTGTTTGCCAAGTTCCGATTCAAAAAGGAATCAGACGACCAAAAGGAGTTTGTGGTGGCCACCACGCATTTGCTGTACAACCCGAAACGGAGTGATGTGCGCTGCGCCCAGGTGGGCAGAATGCTGGAGCAGCTGACCTCCTTCTCCACGGACACACCCATCATCCTAACTGGAGACTTTAACAGCCAGCCCGACTCATCACCCATTGAACTGCTCGTCGGAAAGAAGGGGGATGTGGAACCTGCAGCTAACCCAGCGCCTCTGCGCTTCGAGATCCTCGATCCGGGTGAAGGAACAGCCTCCACATACCAGGACGACTGGATCACCGTGGACTACATCCTGCGCTCGCTAGGATCGCGGAGCAAGCACAAGCTTTTGCCCATCAGTGTCTATTCACTGCCCTCTATCAACTGTTGCAGCAGAGTTGGCCAGATCCCCAACCACTATTTAGGTTCGGATCACTACGCTCTGGGTGCCATATTCACCGTTGTCTAG
- the LOC119549189 gene encoding uncharacterized protein LOC119549189 has product MRLVLSAPQVDIKMATTFAGSKFSKHVLVDEEEGEEDEEEEEEEDSAESGSTSSFSLQECIDEFRARRIRRVSTQSRDCENNMPRQLPRVRRTTDADLINQNRCNKEQERKGKPCQNGFCYCFTSDSGDCGSTAPPRDQHVRLPRRSRRSESSKPAKQNNLGSQPQQAQQRRQSEPANVKSSFKTPLTAVSRLRAVGGDDEPLIHIIQELHDNCVVSEVRVNRQKLSGSNCRYRNSQTPRETTKMQSYEPIAYKPSAPVLSNISEQESAVEEEQEKEVLATEPSSRRSSRSRRSSGAGGRLLQKRLSQGQVSFKARDCQLPPPKPPRRGSQSLDGKLSQSSLTSTNPSVREAERVLDEFLRKRGIQVPVSKVEPSRRKDSQRRSFPMAEVEKPKSHKHLPSCPSLSDIERVVESKRGSNYARNIRQESSRKSAPSKDIIIGWTEPKITDMLNYEGKSDRTFKTPAEPQVSIGWQPPKPQPQPVVPKVSLDTVDGSMSENLASNMMHKDTPIKYPSRVNTTGGQASQKFIWGEQWRNLSPWKTTKQKSLGKKSKNFLNNSKKKILRFVSPKKSNQEEQPMEEQIKATLTQCTVGVQTSTSQLDLHSQSPPGSYHSPMQTTPSGTTTSTRQQLDSEQPYFDFERKVKAPTPPKKLPRANRARKLDFQTEAAPTTYRSYHKDLDQDVTITKMGYLLSSIRAKLEASDERALRTFRDCSRSDPLERSHFQTQSFDCTDGPSSLTATSVATTRLQRDLDSEPIYSEIEEDCLRIRGSPHHEVRTAAQVVNHTPTPTESSTAYVSETMPDPSPSPADLSAMYARVQKTPKNSPQMKPLGQATQPQIVAPVIQPPMPPVIQPQIMPPVIQPQIMPPVIQKQIMDHVIKPKSSQPVQPPIKPQLSAPSNPVALGHFLHESLKNGNFFQFMPLPEEPSGTESSCSASQTTESSVIRQPMLKSSPPLVHQSLNNISEQHSPPKKNRNLSRSELSLQRSDIFLDNLCRSELVLDRLEKVPNTISNVDTVSYDMPNEGTEELYADYSLGEAGNSSFATNDYGSGQIEPEPANQSTPKKKQSQRFTTKPSRNLTIDINDGPATPLRQFGQNISFSCPTTPQQAEALKAEDPGLHNSSSLGELMQTVPIPSESQLMSVSTLARYRLLKNALRRSYRKGKDFFLAEKQRLTQSLNLSRDQSNQTDGELDSSSYYASFNLDSLLNESLNPNEQLAQAVSICRQMPELEISAEMVEAERLLLFSSLRKSAPLGCQLNETALAARRQSQCLLIDAMELPVRADVSQDMFFNYHYICTFECGGRIRSTQSVECQNGSAFFRDCGLEFYSGDKADSLELRCQIFMLRLRKVSTLALEPAKSLRRGSGNLGSANSSSSAGSAGDQIISRFRLHASFKLRAMDLAPFQLVASESRSSDKICLRSSRSWQLPLSTHTKSTNLGPAISITGRVDLRLPKGRFTGYLNVQDPKNRHHWNRRWCSLDGVRLSVWQHEDNLGDDSPLFSLELPGCGQSLIAAAPQDLCARARSFLVQGKESDYEAGVFFAADTQQELLEWLSHLNEALDFARHWLSST; this is encoded by the exons ATGCGGCTGGTCTTATCAGCTCCACAAGTCGACATCAAAATGGCCACC ACTTTTGCAGGTTCAAAGTTCTCGAAACACGTTCTAGTTGACGAAGAAGAGGGGGAGGAGGacgaagaggaggaggaggaggaggattcCGCCGAGTCCGGTTCCACGTCGTCGTTCAGTCTGCAGGAGTGCATCGACGAGTTCCGGGCACGCCGCATCCGCAGGGTCTCCACCCAGAGTCGCGACTGCGAGAACAACATGCCCAGGCAGCTGCCCCGCGTCCGCAGGACCACGGATGCTGACCTAATCAACCAGAATCGCTGCAACAAGGAGCAGGAGCGCAAGGGCAAGCCCTGCCAGAATGGCTTCTGCTACTGCTTCACCAGCGACAGCGGGGATTGCGGTTCCACGGCGCCGCCACGTGACCAGCACGTGCGGTTGCCCAGGCGCAGCAGGCGTTCCGAGAGCTCTAAG CCCGCCAAGCAGAACAATCTGGGTAGCCAGCCGCAGCAGGCGCAGCAACGTCGTCAAAGTGAACCGGCCAACGTAAAATCCAGCTTCAAAACACCTCTAACCGCTGTCAGTCGCCTGAGAGCCGTGGGCGGCGACGATGAGCCGCTTATTCACATCATCCAGGAGCTTCACGATAACTGTGTGGTGTCCGAGGTGCGCGTAAAtcgccaaaagctttcaggcTCCAACTGCCGTTACAGGAACTCCCAAACCCCGAGAGAAACCACCAAAATGCAGTCATACGAACCCATAGCCTACAAGCCCTCAGCTCCTGTTCTGTCCAACATCAGCGAGCAGGAATCTGCAGTGGAGGAGGAACAGGAAAAGGAGGTGCTGGCCACGGAGCCTTCCAGTCGCAGGAGCTCCCGCTCGCGGCGCAGTTCGGGAGCAGGTGGACGCCTTCTACAAAAGCGGCTATCGCAGGGCCAAGTCAGCTTCAAGGCACGCGACTGCCAGCTGCCGCCACCGAAACCACCGCGACGTGGCTCTCAAAGTCTAGACGGCAAGCTCTCACAATCCTCGCTTACCTCCACGAATCCCTCGGTGCGCGAAGCAGAGCGAGTGCTGGACGAGTTCCTGCGCAAGCGAGGCATCCAGGTGCCCGTTAGTAAAGTGGAACCTTCGCGCAGAAAGGACAGCCAGCGCAGATCCTTTCCCATGG CTGAAGTGGAGAAGCCCAAGAGCCACAAGCATCTGCCCTCCTGCCCCTCGCTCAGCGACATTGAGCGCGTGGTGGAGTCCAAGCGTGGTTCGAACTACGCCCGGAATATACGACAGGAGAGCAGTCGGAAGAGTGCGCCCAGCAAGGATATTATTATTGGCTGGACAGAGCCGAAAATCACCGATATGCTTAATTATGAGGGAAAGTCGGACAGAACATTTAAAACGCCAGCTGAACCACAAGTTTCAATTGGATGGCAACCGCCTAAACCACAACCCCAGCCTGTAGTCCCAAAAGTTTCCCTGGACACTGTGGACGGGAGTATGAGCGAGAATCTTGCCTCCAATATGATGCACAAGGACACGCCCATCAAGTATCCAAGTCGAGTTAACACCACTGGTGGTCAGGCCAGCCAGAAGTTTATCTGGGGTGAGCAGTGGAGAAATCTGTCTCCCTGGAAGACTACCAAGCAGAAAAGCCTTGGAAAGAAGTCCAAGAACTTCCTGAATAACTCTAAGAAGAAGATCCTCCGCTTTGTATCACCGAAGAAGTCGAATCAAGAGGAGCAGCCGATGGAGGAGCAGATCAAAGCCACTCTCACGCAGTGCACAGTTGGCGTGCAGACCTCTACTTCGCAGCTGGATCTGCATTCCCAGTCCCCTCCGGGCAGCTACCACTCACCAATGCAGACGACGCCCTCGGGAACGACCACCTCCACCCGCCAGCAGTTGGACAGCGAGCAGCCCTACTTTGATTTCGAGCGCAAGGTGAAGGCTCCTACGCCTCCAAAGAAACTCCCCCGTGCCAACAGAGCTCGCAAGTTGGACTTCCAAACTGAAGCGGCACCCACCACCTATCGCTCGTATCACAAGGACCTCGATCAGGACGTGACCATCACCAAGATGGGCTATCTGCTGAGCAGCATTCGCGCCAAGTTGGAGGCCAGTGATGAGCGAGCACTAAGAACCTTCCGG gACTGCTCCCGCTCCGATCCCCTAGAGCGTAGTCATTTTCAGACCCAGAGCTTCGACTGTACAGATGGTCCCAGCAGCCTGACCGCCACATCTGTGGCCACCACCCGACTACAGCGCGATCTCGACAGCGAACCCATTTACTCGGAGATCGAGGAGGATTGCCTACGGATCAGAGGGAGTCCGCATCACGAGGTTAGAACCGCAGCGCAGGTAGTAAATCACACTCCGACTCCAACGGAAAGCTCTACGGCGTATGTGAGTGAGACCATGCCGGATCCATCGCCATCACCCGCTGATCTCAGCGCCATGTACGCCAGGGTGCAGAAGACGCCGAAGAACTCGCCACAAATGAAGCCACTGGGGCAGGCCACTCAGCCGCAGATAGTGGCTCCAGTTATCCAACCGCCGATGCCTCCAGTTATCCAACCGCAGATAATGCCACCAGTTATCCAACCGCAGATAATGCCACCAGTTATCCAAAAGCAGATTATGGATCACGTCATAAAGCCAAAATCTAGCCAGCCTGTGCAACCGCCAATTAAACCTCAATTATCTGCTCCCAGTAATCCTGTGGCTTTGGGTCACTTTCTACACGAATCCCTGAAGAACGGCAACTTCTTTCAATTCATGCCTCTACCCGAGGAACCTAGTGGCACTGAATCCTCCTGCTCAGCTAGTCAGACCACAGAGTCTTCTGTGATTCGCCAGCCCATGCTGAAGTCGTCTCCACCTCTCGTTCATCAATCCCTGAATAATATAAGTGAGCAGCATTCACCGCCCAAGAAGAATCGCAATCTTTCTCGATCGGAGCTCTCCCTGCAGCGTAGCGATATCTTCCTGGACAATCTGTGTCGCAGTGAACTGGTTCTGGATCGCCTGGAAAAGGTGCCCAAT ACCATTTCCAATGTGGATACCGTTTCGTATGACATGCCCAACGAAGGGACCGAGGAGCTCTACGCGGATTACAGCTTGGGTGAGGCGGGCAATAGCTCCTTTGCGACCAATGATTATGGCTCTGGACAAATTGAGCCGGAGCCGGCTAATCAGAGTACGCCTAAAAAGAAGCAGAGCCAGCGTTTTACAACCAAG CCCTCGCGCAATCTTACAATTGATATAAATGATGGCCCAGCCACGCCGCTGCGCCAATTTGGCCAGAATATCAGCTTCAGTTGCCCTACAACTCCCCAGCAGGCGGAGGCTTTGAAGGCAGAGGATCCTGGCCTGCACAACAGCAGCAGTTTGGGTGAGCTCATGCAGACGGTGCCTATTCCCAGTGAAAGTCAGTTGATGTCGGTCAGCACTCTGGCCCGGTACCGCCTGCTGAAGAATGCCCTTCGTCGGTCGTATCGCAAGGGCAAGGACTTCTTCCTGGCGGAGAAGCAGCGACTGACTCAGAGTCTCAATCTCTCAAGGGATCAGTCTAATCAAACAGACGGGGAGCTGGACAGCAGTAGCTACTATGCCAGCTTCAATCTGGACTCCTTACTGAACGAGTCCCTTAACCCCAATGAGCAGCTGGCTCAGGCTGTGAGTATATGTCGTCAGATGCCGGAATTGGAGATCTCTGCGGAGATGGTGGAGGCGGAGCGACTTCTGCTATTCTCCAGCCTGCGAAAGTCAGCTCCCCTTGGTTGCCAATTAAATGAGACGGCTTTGGCAGCCAGGAGACAATCTCAGTGCCTTCTGATCGATGCCATGGAGCTGCCTGTGAGGGCTGATGTCAGCCAGGATATGTTCTTCAACTACCACTACATCTGCACCTTTGAGTGCGGGGGACGCATTCGCTCCACCCAATCGGTGGAGTGCCAGAATGGCTCTGCCTTCTTTCGCGACTGTGGCTTGGAGTTCTATAGCGGTGATAAGGCGGATTCTTTGGAGCTGCGCTGCCAGATCTTCATGCTGCGCCTGCGCAAGGTTTCCACGCTTGCCTTGGAGCCTGCCAAGTCGCTG CGACGTGGCAGTGGAAATTTGGGTTCCGCCAACTCGAGCTCTTCAGCGGGTTCTGCTGGCGATCAGATTATCTCCCGCTTTCGCCTGCACGCATCCTTTAAACTGCGCGCCATGGACTTGGCTCCCTTCCAACTGGTGGCCAGTGAATCGAGATCCAGCGATAAGATCTGCCTGCGCAGCTCACGATCCTGGCAACTGCCCTTGAGTACACACACCAAATCCACGAACCTGGGACCTGCTATATCTATAACTGGAAGAGTGGATTTGAGACTGCCCAAGGGTCGTTTCACTGGCTACCTAAATGTTCAGGATCCGAAGAACAGACACCATTGGAATCGACGATGGTGCAGCCTAGATGGCGTACGGCTATCCGTTTGGCAACATGAAGATAATCTAGGAGATGATTCACCGCTTTTCTCGTTGGAGCTGCCAGGATGCGGACAATCCTTGATAGCTGCAGCTCCACAAGATCTTTGTGCCCGGGCCAGGAGCTTTTTAGTGCAGGGAAAAGAATCTGATTATGAGGCGGGAGTGTTTTTTGCTGCCGATACTCAACAGGAGCTCCTAGAATGGTTGTCGCACTTAAATGAGGCTCTTGATTTCGCCAGGCACTGGCTAAGTTCCACCTGA